In Camarhynchus parvulus chromosome 21, STF_HiC, whole genome shotgun sequence, a genomic segment contains:
- the CA6 gene encoding carbonic anhydrase 6 has protein sequence MTNNGHSVQIDLPPTMNISRGLPGVYTAVQMHLHWGGLDLESSGSEHTIDGMRYFAELHIVHYNSANYSSFEEAKDKPQGLAVLAFLYTDGHFENTYYSEFISKLARIRFAGHSTSLSSLDIQAMLPENLSHFYRYQGSLTTPPCSESVIWTIFHSPIVLSHTQVQLLENTLLDWHNRSLRNDYRHAQPLWGRVVEASFRAQQGQAQCDPEEFTLRLDQIQMQLQDMKRELLNGLSHTDTKPSTFPAFYFPVENIESFVEVHPLRAMSLQAFTLCFWSRAQPLGSQTILSYSTGESEHELEVTVGTELGLWLGGHFLSFPLQHGAQGWLHHCVTWASPEGTATLWLNGAAGKARSIQKGYVSRAGGTLLLGKARDTLLGTFSNGFAGWMSQVNLWSRVLSGTEVRALALCKAGQPTGDVIAWGQTPMALLGGVLLQPDTSCQ, from the exons ATGACCAACAATGGCCACTCTG TTCAGATCGACTTACCACCCACCATGAACATCTCCAGAGGGCTCCCAGGTGTGTACACAGCTGTCCAGATGCACCTGCACTGGGGAGGGCTGGACCTGGAGAGCAGCGGCTCGGAGCACACCATCGATGGCATGCGCTACTTCGCCGAG ctgcacatTGTCCACTACAACTCTGCTAACTACTCCAGCTTTGAAGAAGCCAAGGACAAGCCccaggggctggctgtgctggccttCCTGTACACG GATGGGCACTTTGAGAACACCTACTACAGTGAATTCATTTCCAAACTGGCAAGGATCAGGTTTGCAG GTCACTCCACAAGTCTCAGCTCCCTGGACATCCAAGCCATGCTGCCAGAAAACCTCTCCCACTTCTACAGGTACCAGGGCTCCCTGACCACCCCCCCGTGCTCCGAGAGCGTCATCTGGACCATCTTCCACTCCCCCATTGTCCTGTCCCACACTCAG gtgcagctcctggagaacaCGCTGCTCGACTGGCACAACCGCAGCCTGCGCAACGATTACCGGCACGCGCAGCCGCTGTGGGGCCGCGTGGTGGAGGCCTCCTTCcgagcccagcagggccagg CACAGTGTGATCCAGAGGAATTCACCCTCAGGCTGGACCAAATCCAGATGCAGCTCCAGGACATGAAGAGAGAGTTGCTGAATGGACTGAGCCACACAG ATACGAAACCCAGCACCTTTCCAGCTTTCTACTTCCCTGTGGAAAACATTGAGAGCTTTGTGGAGGTGCACCCCCTCCGTGCcatgtccctgcaggccttCACACTGTGCTTCTGGAGccgagcccagcccctgggcagccagACCATCCTGTCCTACTCCACTGGGGAGAGCGAGCACGAGCTGGAGGTGACCGTGGGCACGGAGCTGGGGCTCTGGCTAGGAGGGCACTTCCTCAGCTTCCCCCTGCAGCACggggcccagggctggctgcaccACTGCGTGACGTGGGCGTCCCCGGAGGGAACGGCCACGCTCTGGCTCAACGGGGCAGCTGGCAAAGCCAGGAGCATCCAGAAGGGCTATGTGAGCCGGGCTGGGGGCACACTGCTCCTTGGCAAGGCCAGGGACACTCTGCTGGGCACGTTCTCCAACGGCTTTGCAGGCTGGATGAGCCAGGTGAACCTGTGGAGCAGAGTGCTCAGTGGCACCGAGGTTCGGGCGCTGGCGCTGTGCAAAGCGGGGCAGCCCACGGGGGATGTCATAGCCTGGGGACAAACGCCCATGGCCCTCCTCGGGGGGGTCCTTCTGCAGCCTGACACCAGCTGCcagtga
- the LOC115912325 gene encoding solute carrier family 2, facilitated glucose transporter member 5-like encodes MQQKRKASESGKMTLPLALVALISAFGSSFQYGYNVSVINSPAPYMQDFYNRTYLDRTGVPMDRGFQTLLWSLTVSMFPLGGLFGSLLVWPMVNNCGRKGTLLINNLFSIAAAILMGTSELAKTFEVIILSRVLMGIFAGLASNVVPMFLGEMSPKNLRGAVGVVPQLFITIGILAAQILGLHRILGNAQGWPVLLGLTGIPSLIQLLTLPFFPESPRYLLIQKGTEEQARRALQRLRGQQDVDEEIQEMYQEDRSEKEEGQFSVLSLFTFRGLRWQLISIIVMMAGQQLSGVNGVFYYADRIFESAGVHSSSIQYVTVSIGAINVVMTLLAVFIVESLGRRILLLAGFVLCSASCAVLTLALNLQSTVSWMSYLSIVCVIAYIIGHAIGPSPIPAVMITEMFLQSSRPAAFMVGGSVHWLSNFTVGLLFLYMEAGLGPYSFLIFCAICVATVLYIFFIVPETKNKTFMEINRIMAKRNKVEVQESKELKDSYPLSRQEEKKWLSSSEM; translated from the exons atgcagcaaaagagaaaagccaGCGAGTCtggt AAAATGACACTTCCCCTGGCCCTGGTGGCTCTGATTTCTGCCTTTGGCTCTTCCTTCCAGTACGGCTACAACGTGTCTGTGATCAACTCTCCTGCCCCG TACATGCAGGACTTCTACAACAGGACCTACCTGGACAGGACAGGGGTGCCCATGGACAGAGGCTTCCAGACACTGCTCTGGTCTCTCACTGTGTCCATGTTCCCTCTGGGAGGCCTCTTTGGGTCGCTCCTGGTGTGGCCCATGGTCAATAACTGTGGCAG AAAGGGCACTTTGCTGATAAATAACCTCTTCTCCATCGCTGCTGCCATCCTTATGGGAACCTCAGAGCTGGCAAAAACCTTTGAAGTAATCATCCTTTCCCGTGTTCTCATGGGAATATTTGCTG GGCTGGCTTCCAATGTGGTTCCCATGTTCCTTGGAGAAATGTCCCCCAAAAACCtgagaggagctgtgggggTGGTGCCACAGCTCTTCATCACCATTGGCATCCTTGCAGCTCAGATCCTCGGGCTCCACCGCATCCTTGGCAATGCTCAAG GgtggcctgtgctgctggggctcactGGGATCCCGTCCCTGATCCAGCTCCTGACACTGCCCTTCTTCCCCGAGAGCCCCAGGTACCTGCTCATCCAAAAGGGCACCGAGGAGCAGGCACGGAGAG ctctgcagaggctgaggggcCAGCAGGATGTGGATGAGGAGATACAGGAGATGTACCAGGAGGACCGCTCCGAGAAGGAGGAGGGGCAGttctctgtgctcagcctgtTCACCTTCAGGGGCCTCAGGTGGCAGCTCATCTCCATCATCGTCATgatggcagggcagcagctctcgGGGGTCAACGGG GTTTTCTACTATGCAGACAGGATCTTTGAGTCAGCAGGggtgcacagcagcagcatccagtaTGTCACTGTGTCAATAGGTGCCATCAATGTGGTCATGACTCTGCTGGCT GTTTTCATCGTGGAATCCCTGGGGAGGAGGATCCTTCTCCTGGCTGGCTTcgtgctgtgctctgcctcctGTGCAGTGCTAACTCTGGCCCTCAACCTCCAG AGCACTGTCTCCTGGATGTCCTACCTCAGCATAGTCTGCGTCATTGCCTACATCATTGGACACGCCATCGGACCCA gtCCCATTCCTGCTGTGATGATCACGGAGATGTTCCTGCAGTCGTCCCGACCCGCGGCGTTCATGGTGGGGGGCTCTGTGCACTGGCTGAGCAACTTCACCGTGGGGCTGCTCTTCCTCTACATGGAG GCTGGCCTGGGGCCCTACAGCTTCCTCATCTTCTGTGCCATCTGCGTCGCCACCGTGCTCTACATCTTCTTCATTGTTCCTGAGACCAAGAATAAAACCTTCATGGAAATCAACAGGATCATGGCCAAGAGGAACAAAGTGGAGGTTCAGGAAAGCAAAGAGCTTAAAGATTCCTACCccctgagcaggcaggaagagaagaaatggcTCTCCAGCAGTGAGATGTGA